One stretch of Prunus persica cultivar Lovell chromosome G1, Prunus_persica_NCBIv2, whole genome shotgun sequence DNA includes these proteins:
- the LOC18790965 gene encoding probable E3 ubiquitin-protein ligase XBOS32 has translation MKFLSVMGNSFGCSASGERLVSAARDGDLQEAKALLECNPRLARYSTFGVRNSPLHYSAAQGHHEIVSLLLESGVDINLRNYRGQTALMQACQHGHWEVVQTLVLSKATIHRADYLNGGIALHFAALNGHSRCIRLLLVDYIPSTPDFWSTLRNASSNEESIAEFNHDVLVQIINRPADGGITALHMAALNGHVESVQLLLDLGASVFKVTVQDGTTIDLIGAGSTALHYAACGGNAQCCQILISRGASLNAENANGWTPLMVARSWHRDWLEEILSTEQQVQSQILPSPYLSLPLMSIVKIARECGWRNSDSLSTCQDPCVVCLEQQCTVAAEGCDHEFCTRCALYLCSTNCTTTVSHGPPGSIACPLCRSGIVSFVKLRGTRSVVKENPRTSLSLSLCSCSAEEPDSASITTPLCKPEFRCSGKSPLGSFRSLSCQKFPSFKINYNLCMGAPNINPCLVPSSGNRKLRNHLARCSRSGFRRSASQPEARRSWFSALNQNVTTGSGC, from the exons ATGAAATTTCTCAGCGTTATGGGAAATTCATTTGGATGTTCAGCATCCGGAGAGCGATTAGTTTCAGCAGCAAGAGATGGAGATCTTCAAGAGGCCAAGGCCTTGCTGGAATGTAATCCTCGCCTGGCAAGGTACTCTACTTTTGGTGTTCGTAATTCCCCTCTCCATTATTCTGCAGCTCAGGGCCACCATGAG ATAGTCTCTCTCTTGCTAGAGTCTGGAGTCGATATCAATCTCCGGAATTATCGTGGTCAG ACTGCTTTGATGCAAGCTTGCCAACATGGTCATTGGGAGGTTGTTCAGACATTGGTTCTTTCTAAAGCCACA ATTCACAGAGCAGATTATCTGAATGGGGGTATTGCACTCCACTTTGCTGCTTTGAATGGTCATTCTCGGTGCATCCGGCTCCTCCTTGTTGATTACATTCCCAGCACTCCCGATTTTTGGAGTACCTTAAGGAATGCATCAAGCAATGAAGAATCAATTGCAGAGTTTAACCATGA TGTTTTGGTCCAGATAATTAATAGGCCTGCTGATGGAGGAATCACTGCGCTGCATATGGCAGCGTTGAACGGCCATGTTGAAAGCGTACAACTACTTTTGGATTTAGGGGCTTCTGTTTTTAAGGTTACTGTGCAAGATGGAACTACAATTGATCTAATAG GTGCTGGAAGCACTGCCCTACATTATGCTGCATGCGGAGGAAATGCACAGTGTTGTCAA ATTTTGATTTCCAGGGGTGCCAGTCTGAATGCTGAAAATGCCAATGG ATGGACTCCCTTGATGGTGGCCCGTTCATGGCATAGAGACTGGCTCGAGGAAATCCTAAGCACGGAGCAGCAAGTCCAGTCACAAATTCTTCCTTCACCGTACCTATCCCTTCCCCTTATGAGTATTGTGAAGATTGCTAG AGAATGTGGATGGAGGAACAGTGATTCTTTATCTACATGCCAAGATCCATGTGTAGTCTGTTTGGAACAGCAGTGCACAGTGGCTGCAGAAG GTTGTGATCATGAGTTTTGCACAAGATGTGCCTTGTACCTTTGTTCCACAAACTGCACTACAACTGTGTCTCATGGTCCCCCAGGCTCAATTGCATGTCCTCTCTGCCGAAGTGGCATAGTTTCATTTGTGAAGCTTAGAGGAACAAGATCAGTGGTTAAGGAGAATCCAAGAACAAGTTTATCCCTATCATTGTGCTCATGTTCTGCTGAGGAGCCAGATTCCGCCTCAATAACAACCCCATTATGCAAGCCTGAGTTCCGTTGCTCTGGTAAATCTCCTCTCGGATCTTTCCGGTCCTTAAGCTGCCAGAAGTTCCCATCATTCAAGATCAACTACAACCTTTGCATGGGAGCTCCAAATATTAATCCTTGTTTGGTTCCAAGCTCCGGTAATAGGAAGTTGCGGAACCATTTGGCTAGGTGCTCTAGATCTGGCTTTAGACGATCAGCATCGCAACCTGAGGCCAGAAGGTCATGGTTTTCTGCACTCAATCAAAATGTAACGACTGGCAGTGGATGCTGA
- the LOC18793065 gene encoding uncharacterized protein LOC18793065, translating to MALLSSPHPLPTQFSVSPASLRVRRPPITACQLCTHKQSVRQFDQSILTVAEGSSESELWAAACLRVRSFYHFKPSMFGLQDHRRYLAERELEAMKERVGGKRKGFRKVSCINATVPLSQISSPSVSDDFCSSCKFNNNGEDRVVVGTLDLNQCVSLPDEITGNRPEGIGADFARAYLSNVCVAKELHRNGLGYALVAKSKLVAQEWGISDLYVHVAVDNEPAKKLYMKSGFVYEKDEPAWQARFLDRPRRILLWFGIPGVQL from the exons atggcGCTTCTATCTTCGCCTCATCCTCTCCCAACCCAATTCTCTGTTTCCCCCGCCTCTCTACGTGTCCGCCGGCCCCCAATCACCGCCTGCCAGCTATGCACCCACAAGCAATCCGTACGCCAATTCGACCAGTCGATTCTGACTGTCGCCGAGGGTTCGTCTGAGAGCGAGCTCTGGGCCGCCGCGTGTCTCCGCGTTCGCTCCTTCTACCACTTCAAGCCCTCCATGTTTGGCCTCCAA GATCACAGAAGGTACTTGGCGGAACGAGAGTTGGAAGCCATGAAGGAACGTGTGGGAGGAAAGAGGAAGGGCTTTAGAAAAGTTTCTTGCATAAATGCTACCGTCCCATTGTCACAAATTTCAAGCCCTTCGGTTTCAGAtgatttttgttcttcatGTAAG TTTAACAACAATGGAGAAGATCGAGTAGTTGTTGGGACCCTTGATCTTAACCAGTGTGTAAGTCTTCCAGACGAGATTACAGGAAACAGACCAGAG GGGATCGGAGCTGATTTCGCAAGAGCATACTTGAGCAATGTATGTGTTGCCAAGGAACTGCATAGAAATGGATTAGGTTATGCTCTTGTTGCAAAGTCAAAGTTAGTTGCGCAAGAATGGG GCATAAGTGATCTATATGTTCATGTCGCTGTAGACAATGAGCCTGCAAAAAAGTTGTACATGAAGAGTGGTTTTGTTTACGAAAAGGATGAACCTGCATGGCAGGCCAGGTTCCTCGATCGGCCACGAAGGATACTTTTGTGGTTTGGCATCCCAGGCGTCCAACTATGA